The Hyphomicrobium sp. MC1 genome window below encodes:
- a CDS encoding (Fe-S)-binding protein, which translates to MVSVAPVITVLFWVSVVTLALGITRRALLWRAGQPATVAWSGLFAVPRRYFVDLHHVVAREPYIAHTHVATAGGAVLAIGLVAINYGLGIYSRLLDWGIVLGAAVMLAGVYCVWQRRRNPPSRLSRGAWDRLPFTLAAFALGLLIAVAVPPGMLSAAIATLAIFFLLIGSAELVLGIGFAEPMKHAVAGLLHLAFHPRPERFSGVRSTALKPLHLDEREYGVDAPTDFRWNQLLSFDACVQCGKCEQVCPAFAAGQPLNPKKLIQDLVCGFSGTSDVSYAGSPYPGIAIGTHRGAPNDAIVPQLIEAQTLWSCTTCRACVEECPMLIEHVDAIVGMRRSLNLTQGDVPGTAPEILANLRETDTQGGYAKTTRYNWAIDLDAPTAEPGKPIDLLLFAGEGAFDMRYQRTLRSLVKILKVANADFAVLGEDERDSGDTARRLGDEATFQSLAQKNIATLAKLDFKRIVTADPHVLHSLRNEYPALGGRYVVVHHTALIDELMERGALQLVERQDAGALTYHDPCYLGRYNGEFEAPRSVLRKLGATVREMERSGFRARCCGGGGGAPLTDIPGKLRIPDMRMDDIRAIGAEVVAVACPQCTAMLEGVAGDRAEVLDIAELVAASLEERP; encoded by the coding sequence ATCGTGTCTGTCGCGCCTGTCATCACCGTGCTGTTTTGGGTGTCGGTGGTGACATTGGCGCTCGGTATAACGCGCCGCGCGTTGCTGTGGCGTGCAGGACAGCCGGCCACGGTTGCATGGTCGGGATTGTTTGCCGTTCCGAGGCGCTACTTCGTCGACCTTCACCACGTCGTTGCTCGCGAGCCCTACATTGCGCACACGCACGTTGCGACAGCAGGCGGCGCGGTGCTCGCAATCGGGTTAGTTGCGATCAATTATGGGCTGGGGATTTATTCGCGGCTTCTCGATTGGGGCATCGTTCTGGGCGCCGCCGTGATGCTTGCCGGCGTCTATTGCGTTTGGCAACGGCGGCGGAATCCGCCATCACGTCTGTCACGCGGTGCCTGGGATCGACTGCCGTTCACGCTTGCAGCGTTCGCGCTGGGGCTGCTCATTGCCGTGGCTGTTCCGCCGGGAATGCTTTCGGCTGCGATTGCAACGCTGGCGATATTTTTTCTGCTTATCGGCTCCGCCGAGTTGGTTCTCGGGATCGGCTTTGCGGAGCCGATGAAGCACGCTGTGGCGGGGCTTCTGCATCTCGCGTTTCATCCGCGGCCTGAGCGGTTCTCGGGTGTCCGATCAACGGCTCTCAAGCCGTTGCATCTCGATGAACGCGAATATGGTGTCGACGCACCGACTGATTTTCGCTGGAACCAGCTCTTGAGTTTTGATGCCTGTGTTCAATGCGGAAAATGCGAACAGGTATGTCCTGCTTTCGCTGCGGGGCAACCGCTCAATCCGAAAAAACTTATTCAGGATCTCGTCTGCGGGTTCTCGGGCACAAGCGACGTGAGTTATGCGGGCAGTCCCTACCCCGGCATCGCGATTGGTACACATCGCGGTGCGCCGAATGACGCGATCGTTCCGCAGCTTATCGAGGCGCAAACGCTTTGGTCGTGCACGACCTGCCGGGCCTGCGTCGAGGAATGTCCGATGTTGATCGAGCATGTCGACGCGATCGTCGGCATGCGCCGGAGCTTAAACCTGACGCAGGGCGATGTCCCTGGGACGGCGCCGGAGATTCTCGCCAATTTACGCGAGACCGATACGCAAGGCGGCTACGCAAAAACAACGAGATACAACTGGGCGATTGACCTCGACGCGCCGACGGCTGAACCTGGGAAGCCGATCGATCTGTTGCTGTTCGCCGGGGAGGGCGCTTTTGACATGCGCTATCAGCGGACGCTTCGTTCGCTGGTGAAAATTCTGAAAGTTGCTAACGCGGATTTCGCCGTGCTCGGCGAAGATGAGCGGGATAGCGGTGATACGGCTCGTCGGTTGGGGGATGAAGCAACGTTTCAATCCCTCGCCCAAAAGAACATCGCGACGTTGGCCAAGCTCGATTTCAAGCGCATCGTGACGGCAGATCCGCACGTGCTGCACAGTCTTCGCAACGAATATCCGGCGCTTGGCGGGCGTTACGTTGTCGTACACCACACCGCTCTGATCGACGAGTTGATGGAGCGTGGCGCATTGCAATTGGTCGAGCGGCAAGATGCGGGCGCACTTACCTATCATGACCCATGTTATCTCGGTCGCTATAATGGCGAGTTCGAAGCGCCGCGCTCGGTTCTGCGAAAGCTCGGTGCGACCGTTCGAGAGATGGAGCGCTCCGGGTTTCGCGCGCGGTGCTGCGGCGGTGGCGGCGGTGCGCCACTGACCGACATCCCCGGCAAGCTGCGCATTCCGGATATGCGCATGGATGATATTCGCGCTATCGGCGCCGAAGTTGTGGCTGTGGCCTGTCCGCAATGTACGGCAATGCTGGAGGGTGTGGCTGGCGATCGCGCGGAAGTGCTCGATATCGCGGAACTCGTCGCGGCTTCGCTGGAGGAACGGCCATGA
- a CDS encoding electron transfer flavoprotein subunit alpha/FixB family protein yields MSGAKRVDPRRPYRIGPNGLRRIVLGETGAGDLAVGASRNSEAPRAKPLRTQVAATSWHMAIAHAYQGRLDDHAREAIAAAAILAASEKGVIAVILGAFHENAAALGADKVVIVDDLDAARFEPRREEGVVEALINDYQPEHIFLPDNALGDGDLGRRLIAKLRASAATHVSEIDDKHVAVGWSGGGCLADAPLPRFVLLQAGAVDSNLPFLGAGEVLSAPLAADVKDVCRDLGLEATEMGSIALEEADFIVSAGNGVTNVATLEKLAGCFDAAVGASRVAVDDGKFPRSKQIGASGKTVTATTYMAVGISGAVQHLQGIKACRHVIAINSDPGAPIIKRADLTVVGDAEEVMQALIARVGQARTQSETPEGQV; encoded by the coding sequence ATGAGCGGGGCGAAACGGGTTGATCCGCGCCGTCCGTATCGCATCGGACCGAACGGCCTGCGTAGGATCGTTCTCGGCGAGACCGGTGCGGGGGACCTCGCCGTTGGCGCTTCACGAAATTCGGAAGCGCCTCGGGCGAAACCTTTGCGGACCCAAGTCGCCGCCACAAGTTGGCATATGGCCATCGCGCATGCCTATCAAGGACGGCTCGACGACCATGCCCGAGAGGCGATTGCAGCCGCTGCCATTCTCGCGGCGTCGGAGAAGGGCGTGATTGCCGTGATTCTCGGCGCCTTTCATGAGAATGCGGCGGCGCTGGGCGCTGATAAGGTCGTGATCGTGGACGATCTCGATGCCGCCCGCTTCGAACCTCGGCGTGAAGAGGGTGTGGTCGAAGCGCTCATCAATGATTATCAGCCAGAGCACATTTTCCTGCCTGACAACGCGCTGGGTGATGGCGATCTCGGGCGACGGCTGATTGCGAAGCTTCGTGCTTCTGCAGCGACACACGTTTCAGAAATCGACGACAAGCACGTCGCCGTCGGGTGGTCCGGCGGTGGGTGTCTTGCGGATGCGCCGCTGCCGCGTTTCGTGTTGCTGCAGGCAGGCGCGGTTGATAGCAATCTGCCCTTCCTTGGTGCCGGAGAAGTGCTGTCCGCGCCGTTGGCTGCCGACGTCAAGGACGTGTGTCGCGATCTCGGGCTTGAAGCGACGGAAATGGGCTCTATTGCACTGGAGGAGGCGGACTTCATCGTTTCGGCGGGTAATGGCGTGACGAACGTGGCGACGCTCGAAAAGCTGGCGGGCTGCTTCGATGCGGCGGTGGGCGCCAGTCGCGTTGCGGTAGATGATGGGAAGTTTCCGCGCAGCAAGCAGATCGGCGCGTCGGGCAAAACCGTGACCGCGACGACTTATATGGCGGTTGGCATCTCGGGCGCCGTTCAGCATCTGCAGGGTATCAAGGCGTGTCGTCATGTGATCGCAATCAACAGCGATCCCGGTGCGCCGATAATCAAGCGCGCGGATTTAACGGTGGTTGGTGACGCGGAAGAGGTGATGCAAGCTTTGATCGCGCGCGTCGGGCAAGCAAGAACTCAGTCGGAAACGCCGGAGGGGCAGGTATGA